From one Gossypium hirsutum isolate 1008001.06 chromosome D08, Gossypium_hirsutum_v2.1, whole genome shotgun sequence genomic stretch:
- the LOC107945991 gene encoding protein CANDIDATE G-PROTEIN COUPLED RECEPTOR 2 — MLCGRASEKWRLQHEASADCYLWLHTVYIPFQVERKVTWLYSATIICYHAFYLPLLYITFLADFFKEEDMHLENVYYSEMKDAGFFDADWE, encoded by the exons ATGCTTTGCGGACGAGCAAGTGAGAAATGGCGGTTGCAACACGAG GCTAGTGCTGATTGCTATTTATGGCTCCATACTGTTTATATACCATTCCAAGTGGAGAGAAAGGTAACCTG GTTGTACAGCGCCACAATCATTTGCTACCATGCCTTTTACCTTCCTCTTCTGTATATTACTTTTCTAGCAGATTTTTTTAAg GAGGAAGACATGCATTTAGAGAATGTGTACTACTCAGAGATGAAAGATGCTggtttctttgatgctgactgggAGTAA